The region GGAACGGGCGACCCGCTGCCTGCGCCCTCTCCCTGAGCCATCGGGCCGGGGCGGCGCTCTGCGCCGTGGGGCCCGAAGGGCTCGGCCTCGGTTGCGACCTCGAGTGGGTGGAGCCACGCAGCCAGGCTTTCATCGCCGATTTCCTGGCGCCTGCCGAGGCGCGCTTGACGTTGGCATTGCAAGGGCCCGCCCGCTCGCGGCTTGCGACGCTCTTCTGGAGCGCGAAGGAGAGCGCCTTGAAAGCGCTGGGAATCGGCTTGGACGTCGATACGCGCGAGGTGAACGTACGGCTCGGACCGCTGGCGACGCCTGAGGGCTTCGGGCCGATGGTCGTCCGGGTGCCGGGCGTGCCCGAACCGCTCACCGGCTGGTGGAGAACCTCGGACGGCTGGATCTTTACCCTCTCCGCAACGGCGCCGACGGAAGCTCCGTTGCACCCGGTTCCGGTGCGCTAGCT is a window of bacterium DNA encoding:
- a CDS encoding 4'-phosphopantetheinyl transferase superfamily protein, which codes for MNLPRAELTLRRGRDVPRAPSWLAPGERVRLGALQPPRARRDYRLGRWTAKHGVARYLGADCSPAAVEIRRAENGAPLAWWNGRPAACALSLSHRAGAALCAVGPEGLGLGCDLEWVEPRSQAFIADFLAPAEARLTLALQGPARSRLATLFWSAKESALKALGIGLDVDTREVNVRLGPLATPEGFGPMVVRVPGVPEPLTGWWRTSDGWIFTLSATAPTEAPLHPVPVR